A genomic region of Bernardetia sp. ABR2-2B contains the following coding sequences:
- a CDS encoding AAA family ATPase: MSVATSLPKILFEGVNSIIYYRDTSEWNTPVIIKVIKNDFPTPTQLIQFNNEYEFTKDLKIEGIRKAYKKDKLEGKPALVLEYFSGVTFKKSFFENSWTYKDFLKVAINIAEALGQVHQNHIIHKDINSNNVLVDLATHRIKIIDFGISSRIDTRVQDLRSPDALEGTLAYISPEQTGRMNRAVDYRSDLYSLGVAFYEILTNKLPFTAADSIELVHCHLAQKPQPPHQVNPTVPRVLSELVMKLLEKNAEDRYQSAFGLKTDLELCLKGFIANGNGKIDHFTLGGEDYSDRFSIPQKLYGREDEVKLLLNSFDRVSNGATELVLVEGYSGVGKTSLVNETHRSITEKRGYFIKGKFDQYQKNVPYSAIIQALNEFIEYLLTENKDSLAEWKRKINKVLGENGQILLDVLPNLEMIVGEHKPVQELPPNEAKNRFNYVFKSFIRVISQKKHPVVLFIDDMQWADGASLNLLKVLMTDSENRYLLIIGAYRDNEVTSAHPLMIMVKSLQEQNAPVSSIVLDNLGYEDIEKLITESLKAQILQVKQLSYLIYRKTHGNAFFATQFLESLHEEGLLHFDLETKQWQWDIVKIEEKKTTDNVVELMTAKIEKLPEETQEILKLAACVGDKFDLQMLRSVSNYSLKDIFDRVWIAIEEGMILPLDDDYKRIAILSEDPALEQRVNARFKFLHDRVQQAVYSLIADSDRFEMHYKVGKIIKENTPDGQLEGKIFDIVNQLNVGVALLEDQEERYELARLNLIAGRRAKASAAYEPAYDYFYAGVALLDIIGWKDEYILALRLHNEAAEAAYLSGNGSGMEQFVNGVLTNANDFLDKVPVYDTKIQFLISKGKMTEAIKLAISTLKKLKVGFPRNVTKVHLLREIFRIKGMMTGKKVFDLANLPSMENKKKLAAMKILSGISLAAYVSGSPLYPMIIFRQVQLSIKYGNALVSTYAYSSYGVILCGVLGNINAGYRFGELAIKLLDQHNSERFKARTYAVTNITIRHWKEPLENTLKPLVKSYRKGIDTGFFEYAAFSIFMYVYYRFATGKELNEVEKEANMYIGATYDLRQFNPYHNIKLLRQTFLNYLGKCDNPAVLEGEEYPLELQEEILEGGNTASICLHFFMKACLSYNFGEIEKAYSYIILTEKYLKGITATAGVPVYHMYDSLIHIAIYPSSSLWDRQRILRRIAKNQAKLYKFAKFCPSTNLHKYYLVEAELARAKNDYIETEKNFRLAIEMVGKTNFIQEEALIKERFGYYWLQRKQEDIAMMFLRKSYYDYRIWGAKGKLEHMHEIYSHYVKQDSITTDIGQTTTSSSPSTTHTHNTFEGATTTMMTTSKMSSSGSKSGTSFLDFETLIKSTQTLSQEVNFEELMPKMMRVVMENAGAEKAFLIQNHDGELFVEAKGDLTQTRSTQFLHQAIEDDSDLVPRTLINYVVRTEQPLVLDNASEDEKYANDSYMKQYKPKSVLCFPVMRKNELLCLFYLENNLTTGAFTPERLQTLQMLSAQVSISLENAQLYQNLEEKVEERTVELNEKNKRITDSIRYAQTIQDAILPAQKNLRELFTEHFVIYRPKDIVSGDFYWVTHVENYTFAAAVDCTGHGVPGAFMSMVGNTLLTDIVGVKRVFDPAKILEMLHEGVRAALHQKDSDNTDGMDVALCRIERQENWIEVTYAGAKRPLYYTSNGEIEKLKGDNLSIGGIVKKKDYIFTNQKAVLLAEDVIYLTSDGLVDQANPEKKKFGSTKFESLLKQFHERPFKEQKEILSNQLDQHQLDAEQRDDITVLALRL; encoded by the coding sequence ATGTCTGTGGCTACGTCGCTTCCAAAAATTTTGTTTGAGGGAGTAAATTCAATCATTTATTACCGAGATACCAGCGAGTGGAATACGCCCGTTATCATCAAGGTTATCAAAAATGATTTCCCGACTCCTACGCAGCTTATTCAGTTTAATAATGAGTATGAATTTACGAAAGACCTCAAAATAGAGGGAATCAGAAAGGCATACAAAAAAGATAAACTAGAAGGTAAGCCTGCACTTGTATTGGAGTATTTTTCTGGAGTTACATTTAAAAAGAGTTTTTTTGAAAATTCTTGGACTTACAAAGACTTTTTGAAAGTAGCTATAAATATTGCTGAAGCATTAGGGCAGGTGCATCAAAATCATATCATTCATAAAGATATTAATAGCAATAACGTTTTAGTTGATTTAGCAACACATCGTATCAAAATTATTGATTTTGGTATTTCTTCACGCATAGATACTCGTGTGCAAGACCTTCGCAGTCCTGATGCTTTGGAAGGAACACTTGCCTATATTTCACCTGAACAGACGGGTAGAATGAACCGTGCTGTTGATTATCGCTCCGATTTATATTCTTTAGGAGTGGCATTTTATGAGATTCTGACAAACAAACTACCTTTTACGGCTGCTGATTCTATTGAACTTGTTCATTGTCATTTAGCCCAAAAGCCTCAGCCTCCTCACCAAGTAAATCCTACCGTTCCTCGTGTTTTGTCAGAGCTTGTGATGAAACTTTTGGAAAAAAATGCAGAAGACCGTTACCAATCTGCCTTTGGTCTAAAAACCGATTTAGAGCTTTGTTTGAAGGGTTTTATTGCAAATGGAAACGGAAAAATCGACCATTTTACTCTTGGAGGAGAAGATTACTCAGACCGTTTTTCTATTCCTCAAAAGTTGTATGGTAGAGAAGATGAAGTAAAACTATTACTCAATTCTTTTGATAGAGTTTCGAATGGTGCAACCGAACTTGTTTTGGTAGAAGGTTACTCTGGAGTAGGCAAGACTTCTTTGGTAAATGAAACTCATCGTTCAATTACTGAGAAAAGAGGTTATTTTATAAAAGGAAAATTTGACCAATATCAAAAAAATGTTCCTTATTCTGCTATTATTCAAGCACTTAATGAATTTATAGAATATTTACTTACTGAAAACAAAGATTCTTTAGCAGAGTGGAAACGCAAGATAAATAAAGTATTAGGAGAAAATGGACAAATATTATTAGATGTGTTGCCCAACTTAGAGATGATTGTTGGAGAGCATAAGCCTGTTCAAGAACTTCCTCCTAATGAAGCAAAAAATCGTTTTAATTATGTTTTTAAGTCTTTTATTCGTGTAATTAGTCAGAAAAAACACCCTGTTGTTCTTTTTATTGATGATATGCAGTGGGCAGATGGAGCTTCTCTAAACCTGCTCAAAGTATTAATGACAGATAGTGAAAACCGTTATTTGCTTATCATTGGTGCTTATCGTGATAACGAAGTTACGTCGGCACACCCTCTTATGATAATGGTAAAAAGCTTACAGGAACAAAATGCGCCTGTCAGTTCGATAGTATTAGATAATTTGGGCTATGAAGATATTGAAAAATTAATTACCGAATCTCTAAAAGCTCAAATTCTTCAAGTAAAACAACTTTCTTATCTCATTTATAGAAAAACTCATGGTAATGCCTTCTTTGCCACTCAGTTTTTAGAATCATTACATGAAGAAGGGTTATTACATTTTGATTTAGAAACAAAACAATGGCAATGGGATATTGTCAAGATTGAAGAGAAAAAAACAACAGATAATGTAGTCGAACTAATGACTGCAAAAATTGAAAAGCTGCCTGAAGAAACACAAGAAATATTAAAACTTGCTGCTTGTGTGGGTGATAAGTTTGATTTGCAGATGCTTCGCAGTGTTAGTAATTACTCATTAAAAGATATTTTTGATAGAGTTTGGATTGCGATAGAAGAGGGAATGATACTTCCTTTAGATGATGATTACAAACGTATTGCAATCCTTAGTGAAGACCCTGCATTGGAGCAGCGAGTAAATGCACGTTTCAAGTTTTTACATGATAGAGTCCAACAGGCCGTTTATTCGCTTATTGCTGATAGTGATCGTTTTGAGATGCACTACAAAGTGGGTAAAATAATTAAAGAAAACACACCAGATGGACAGTTAGAAGGCAAAATATTTGATATTGTAAATCAACTCAATGTTGGTGTTGCCCTTTTAGAAGACCAAGAAGAACGCTACGAATTAGCTCGGCTAAACCTTATCGCAGGAAGGAGAGCCAAAGCCTCGGCTGCTTACGAACCTGCATATGATTATTTTTATGCTGGTGTTGCTCTTTTAGATATTATTGGTTGGAAAGATGAGTATATTCTTGCGCTGCGTCTTCATAATGAAGCTGCTGAAGCTGCTTATTTGAGTGGCAACGGAAGTGGAATGGAGCAGTTTGTTAATGGTGTACTTACCAATGCAAATGACTTTTTGGATAAAGTACCTGTTTATGATACCAAAATTCAATTCCTTATTTCCAAAGGAAAAATGACTGAGGCAATCAAACTTGCTATCAGTACACTCAAAAAACTAAAAGTAGGATTCCCAAGAAATGTAACAAAAGTACACTTACTTCGTGAAATATTCCGTATTAAAGGAATGATGACAGGTAAAAAAGTATTTGATTTAGCTAATCTTCCTTCAATGGAGAACAAGAAGAAACTAGCTGCCATGAAAATTTTATCAGGTATTAGTTTGGCTGCTTATGTGAGCGGCTCACCTCTATATCCAATGATTATTTTTAGGCAAGTTCAGTTATCTATTAAATATGGAAACGCTCTTGTTTCTACGTATGCTTATTCTTCCTATGGAGTTATTTTATGTGGTGTACTTGGAAATATAAATGCTGGCTATCGTTTTGGAGAACTTGCTATCAAACTTTTAGACCAACACAACTCTGAAAGGTTCAAAGCTAGAACCTATGCAGTTACCAATATCACAATTCGACATTGGAAAGAACCTTTAGAAAACACATTAAAACCACTAGTAAAATCATACAGAAAAGGTATTGACACAGGTTTTTTTGAGTACGCTGCATTTTCTATCTTTATGTATGTCTATTACCGTTTCGCTACAGGTAAGGAGCTTAATGAAGTAGAAAAAGAAGCCAACATGTATATTGGAGCAACTTATGATTTGAGACAATTTAATCCATATCATAATATTAAGTTGCTTCGTCAGACATTTCTAAATTATTTGGGAAAATGTGATAATCCTGCTGTCTTAGAAGGAGAAGAGTATCCATTGGAGCTTCAAGAAGAGATTTTAGAAGGAGGCAATACAGCTTCTATTTGCTTACATTTCTTTATGAAGGCTTGTTTGAGTTATAATTTTGGAGAAATAGAAAAGGCATATAGTTATATTATTCTAACAGAAAAGTATCTGAAAGGAATTACTGCAACGGCAGGTGTGCCAGTTTATCATATGTACGATTCTCTTATTCATATTGCTATTTACCCTAGTTCTTCATTATGGGATAGACAACGAATTCTGAGACGTATTGCAAAAAATCAAGCTAAACTCTATAAGTTTGCAAAATTTTGTCCTTCTACGAACCTTCATAAGTATTATTTAGTAGAAGCTGAACTTGCACGAGCAAAAAATGATTATATAGAAACTGAAAAGAACTTTAGATTAGCTATTGAAATGGTTGGAAAAACGAATTTTATTCAAGAAGAAGCTCTTATTAAAGAACGTTTTGGATATTATTGGTTACAAAGGAAACAAGAGGATATTGCCATGATGTTTTTGCGTAAATCCTATTACGATTATCGTATTTGGGGAGCAAAAGGTAAGTTAGAGCATATGCATGAAATCTATTCACATTATGTAAAGCAAGACTCTATCACAACTGATATAGGACAAACGACAACTTCGTCTTCGCCTTCTACTACGCATACACACAACACCTTTGAAGGAGCTACAACTACAATGATGACGACAAGCAAAATGTCTTCTAGTGGTTCAAAAAGTGGTACAAGTTTCTTAGACTTCGAAACGCTTATCAAATCTACTCAAACGCTTTCTCAAGAAGTAAACTTTGAGGAGCTTATGCCAAAAATGATGCGTGTAGTGATGGAAAATGCAGGTGCAGAAAAAGCATTCTTAATTCAGAATCATGATGGGGAATTATTTGTAGAAGCAAAAGGAGATTTAACACAAACTAGGTCGACTCAATTTTTACATCAAGCCATTGAAGATGATAGCGATTTAGTTCCTAGAACGCTGATTAATTATGTAGTCAGAACGGAGCAACCTCTTGTTTTGGATAATGCCTCGGAAGATGAAAAATATGCCAATGATTCTTATATGAAACAATATAAGCCTAAATCAGTGCTTTGTTTTCCTGTGATGCGTAAAAATGAGCTTTTATGTCTATTTTATTTAGAAAATAATTTGACAACAGGAGCATTTACGCCTGAAAGATTACAGACTTTGCAGATGCTCTCTGCACAAGTGAGCATTTCTTTAGAGAATGCACAACTCTATCAAAATTTAGAAGAAAAAGTAGAGGAAAGAACAGTAGAATTAAACGAAAAAAATAAGCGTATTACTGATTCAATTCGATATGCTCAAACAATTCAAGATGCTATCTTACCTGCTCAAAAGAATCTTAGAGAATTATTTACAGAGCATTTTGTAATTTATCGTCCTAAAGATATTGTTTCAGGAGATTTTTATTGGGTAACTCATGTGGAGAACTATACCTTTGCTGCTGCTGTGGACTGTACAGGTCATGGTGTTCCGGGGGCATTTATGTCAATGGTTGGAAATACACTTCTGACAGATATTGTAGGTGTAAAACGAGTTTTTGACCCAGCAAAAATATTAGAAATGCTACATGAAGGAGTTCGTGCAGCCCTTCATCAAAAAGATTCTGATAATACAGATGGAATGGATGTAGCACTTTGTAGAATAGAAAGACAAGAAAATTGGATAGAAGTTACGTATGCAGGAGCAAAACGACCTCTTTATTATACTTCAAATGGCGAAATAGAAAAACTAAAGGGAGATAATTTAAGTATTGGAGGAATAGTAAAAAAGAAAGACTATATCTTCACTAATCAAAAAGCTGTTTTGTTGGCTGAAGATGTAATTTACTTAACCTCTGATGGACTTGTTGACCAAGCTAATCCAGAGAAGAAAAAGTTTGGTTCTACAAAGTTTGAATCTTTATTAAAGCAGTTTCATGAAAGACCTTTTAAAGAACAAAAGGAAATTTTATCTAATCAATTAGACCAACATCAACTAGATGCAGAACAAAGAGATGACATTACTGTTTTAGCTCTACGATTATAA
- the rpiB gene encoding ribose 5-phosphate isomerase B, with protein MKISIANDHAGTEYKEFLQNYLTNLGHEVKNFGTDSSDSVDYPDFAHPLAESITNKETELGILICGSGNGIAMSANKHANIRAAICWNEELAALARQHNNANVICIPARFVTHELAQKMIETFLNTDFEGGRHQRRVEKISC; from the coding sequence ATGAAAATTTCAATTGCTAACGACCACGCAGGAACAGAGTACAAAGAGTTCTTACAAAACTACTTGACCAACTTAGGTCATGAAGTCAAAAACTTTGGAACAGATAGTTCAGATTCGGTAGATTATCCTGATTTTGCACATCCATTAGCTGAATCTATTACTAATAAAGAAACTGAATTAGGGATTTTGATTTGTGGAAGTGGAAATGGAATTGCGATGAGTGCAAACAAACACGCTAATATTCGTGCAGCGATTTGTTGGAACGAAGAACTAGCTGCTCTTGCTCGTCAGCATAATAATGCAAATGTGATTTGTATCCCTGCTCGTTTTGTAACTCACGAATTAGCTCAAAAAATGATAGAAACTTTCCTAAATACAGATTTTGAAGGAGGAAGACATCAAAGAAGAGTAGAAAAAATTTCTTGTTAA
- a CDS encoding M48 family metallopeptidase, with protein sequence MNAFQILILIIAILVGDFLLENFLEWLNSQKQPAHLPNQFADIYTEDEYQKSKAYKKANTAFSLISNSVSFILTLIFLITGAFGWLSESLEVYFQNPIWHALSFFAVITIASSLLGLPFSLYQTFVIEEKFGFNKTTKKLFITDKLKGLILGAVVGGIIGYVLLYLVLEIGKNFWIYFWIIITIFSIGMQFFYASLIMPLFNKLTPLEDGELRESIEEYAGSVYFPLQNIFVIDGSKRSTKANAFFMGFGKQKKVVFYDTILEKHSTEELVAIFAHEVGHYKKNHIPQTMAMSIAQTGLTLFILAQIIFSKEISLALGASEWQIHLNMVAFGFLYSPISTITSVLFNIFSRKNEYEADDYAKQTYGSKPLATALKKLSADSLSNLTPHPWYVFFNYSHPPLSERLKAMGE encoded by the coding sequence ATGAACGCATTTCAAATCCTAATTCTTATAATTGCTATTTTGGTAGGCGATTTTTTATTAGAAAATTTCCTAGAATGGCTTAATTCTCAAAAACAACCTGCTCATTTGCCCAATCAGTTTGCAGATATTTATACTGAAGATGAATATCAAAAATCAAAAGCTTACAAAAAAGCAAATACAGCTTTTTCTTTGATTAGTAATTCTGTAAGCTTTATTCTTACACTTATATTTTTGATTACAGGAGCTTTTGGTTGGTTGAGTGAAAGTTTAGAAGTTTATTTTCAAAATCCAATTTGGCACGCACTTTCTTTTTTTGCTGTCATTACGATAGCTTCTTCACTTTTGGGTCTGCCTTTTTCGTTATATCAAACTTTTGTCATTGAAGAAAAATTTGGATTCAATAAGACAACCAAGAAATTATTTATTACTGACAAACTGAAAGGTCTTATTTTGGGGGCAGTAGTTGGTGGAATTATTGGCTATGTTCTATTATATCTTGTTTTAGAAATTGGTAAAAACTTTTGGATTTACTTTTGGATAATTATCACTATTTTTTCTATCGGAATGCAGTTTTTTTATGCTTCTCTGATTATGCCTCTTTTCAATAAACTAACACCTCTGGAAGATGGAGAACTTAGAGAATCAATTGAAGAATATGCAGGAAGTGTTTATTTTCCTCTTCAAAATATCTTTGTAATTGATGGTTCGAAACGCTCTACAAAAGCAAATGCTTTTTTTATGGGATTTGGTAAGCAAAAGAAAGTTGTTTTTTATGATACTATTTTGGAAAAACACAGCACAGAAGAACTAGTGGCTATTTTTGCTCACGAAGTAGGGCATTATAAAAAGAATCATATTCCTCAAACAATGGCAATGTCTATTGCACAAACAGGACTTACTCTTTTTATATTGGCACAAATTATTTTTAGTAAAGAAATTTCTCTCGCCTTGGGAGCAAGTGAATGGCAGATTCATCTAAATATGGTCGCTTTTGGTTTTCTTTATTCGCCTATTTCTACGATTACTAGCGTTTTATTTAATATTTTTTCTCGTAAGAATGAATATGAAGCTGATGATTATGCAAAGCAAACCTACGGAAGCAAACCACTTGCAACAGCACTCAAAAAGCTTTCTGCTGATTCGCTTTCCAATCTTACGCCACATCCTTGGTATGTGTTTTTTAATTATTCGCATCCTCCACTTAGTGAGCGTTTGAAGGCAATGGGAGAATAA
- a CDS encoding RNA 2'-phosphotransferase, whose amino-acid sequence MDAKKVKKRSKFFSLLLRHQPETVGLELEEGGWTDTKVFLEKINNYKKGDFITFQELEYIVENNDKQRFGFNEDKTKIRANQGHSTNVKMNYQPKTPPPVLYHGTAIKNIDSILKNGILKGNRQYVHLSADTETAEKVGARHGKPYIFKIETYKMQKAGIEFYQAENGVWLVDFVPKEFLKEN is encoded by the coding sequence ATGGACGCTAAAAAAGTAAAAAAACGAAGTAAATTTTTCTCTTTACTTCTCCGACATCAACCCGAAACAGTAGGCTTAGAACTAGAAGAAGGAGGTTGGACAGATACGAAAGTTTTCTTAGAAAAAATCAATAACTATAAAAAAGGCGACTTTATTACCTTTCAAGAATTAGAGTATATCGTAGAAAATAACGACAAACAACGCTTTGGTTTTAATGAAGACAAAACTAAAATTAGAGCAAATCAAGGGCATTCTACGAATGTAAAAATGAATTACCAGCCCAAAACTCCTCCCCCAGTTTTATATCACGGAACAGCTATAAAAAATATAGATTCAATTCTGAAAAACGGAATTTTGAAAGGAAATAGGCAGTATGTTCATCTTTCAGCAGATACAGAAACAGCCGAAAAAGTAGGAGCAAGACACGGAAAACCTTATATTTTCAAAATAGAAACCTATAAAATGCAAAAAGCAGGAATAGAGTTTTATCAAGCAGAGAATGGTGTTTGGTTAGTAGATTTTGTTCCAAAAGAATTTTTGAAAGAAAATTAA
- a CDS encoding sodium:proton antiporter, which translates to MLELAGLLVLGFFAQWLSWRIKVPAILPLIIVGLVVGPVSTLFTGDEGYFVSKGAKLIDGDSIFQGKVLFDVVSLAVGLILFEGGLTLKLSEVKVLGKAVRNIIVIGSIVTMAGGTVAAMLIMDFSIQTSLLFGSLIIVTGPTVIGPILRNVKPNFNITTILKWEGILIDPVGALIAILTYEFIISGTAGSQIGFIALKTFAITIAVGIAIGWASAWLGNLLISRELVPKYLQNIVMLGLVIASFALSNSIQHESGLLAVTIMGMALVNMKTSNLKEIISFNEDLVIILISFLFVLLSSRIDIVDIELVLTTNSFILFAIVVFVLRPLSVFLSTWGTNLTLNEKIFLSYICPRGIVTAAVASIFSISLFQSTDYIIPLDEAAMLLPLVFLVIVGTVVLQGLTAKPIAKLLGVTRKEPNGVAFLSADESARFIAKILQKYNVPVLLADTSKANTREASMQQIPIYEGSILNEEAWEELDFAQYGQLWAMTPNAEINALACRILGEELVKDNVFRFISNREQETLNKEDYPKNILFNGKADFISFSHFIRKNPEIKEQQVNSREEVLSIINDKENKGKVIPLFVINDKNFVEPALAITPLEVSKENKFVYLKIE; encoded by the coding sequence ATGCTTGAACTTGCAGGGCTTCTCGTGCTTGGTTTTTTTGCTCAATGGTTATCGTGGCGTATCAAAGTACCAGCTATTCTTCCTCTTATTATTGTAGGTCTTGTAGTGGGGCCAGTTTCCACACTTTTTACAGGAGATGAAGGGTATTTTGTTTCTAAGGGAGCAAAACTTATCGACGGAGATTCTATTTTTCAAGGAAAGGTTCTTTTTGATGTAGTTTCTTTAGCTGTTGGACTTATTCTTTTTGAAGGAGGATTGACCTTAAAATTATCAGAAGTAAAAGTATTAGGAAAAGCTGTTCGTAACATAATTGTCATTGGTTCTATTGTTACTATGGCTGGAGGAACAGTGGCTGCTATGCTCATTATGGATTTTTCTATTCAAACATCGCTACTTTTTGGCTCTCTCATTATTGTAACAGGACCTACTGTTATTGGACCTATTCTTAGAAATGTAAAACCTAATTTTAATATAACTACTATTTTAAAGTGGGAAGGCATTTTGATTGACCCTGTTGGTGCATTAATAGCTATCTTGACCTATGAATTTATTATCTCAGGAACGGCAGGTTCTCAAATTGGGTTTATTGCCCTCAAAACATTTGCTATTACTATTGCTGTCGGAATTGCAATAGGCTGGGCATCAGCTTGGTTAGGCAACCTTTTGATTAGTAGAGAATTAGTACCCAAGTATCTTCAAAATATTGTTATGTTAGGTTTGGTAATTGCATCCTTTGCTTTATCAAATTCTATTCAACACGAATCTGGTTTACTTGCCGTTACAATTATGGGTATGGCTTTAGTAAACATGAAAACTTCAAACTTAAAAGAAATTATTTCCTTTAATGAAGATTTAGTTATTATTCTAATCTCATTTTTGTTCGTGCTGCTTTCTTCAAGAATAGATATTGTAGATATAGAATTAGTCCTTACAACAAATAGCTTTATTTTATTTGCTATTGTAGTTTTTGTTTTGCGTCCATTATCTGTATTTTTAAGCACTTGGGGAACAAATCTAACACTCAACGAAAAAATATTTTTGTCTTATATCTGTCCTCGTGGAATTGTTACGGCTGCTGTGGCTTCTATTTTTTCTATTTCCCTCTTTCAAAGTACCGATTATATTATTCCATTAGATGAAGCTGCTATGCTTCTGCCTTTGGTATTTTTAGTGATTGTCGGAACAGTTGTTTTGCAAGGTCTTACTGCCAAGCCAATAGCAAAGTTACTAGGAGTTACACGCAAAGAGCCAAATGGAGTAGCCTTTTTGAGTGCTGACGAATCAGCTCGTTTTATTGCCAAAATTCTTCAAAAATATAATGTTCCTGTCTTACTTGCAGATACTTCTAAAGCAAATACTAGAGAAGCATCTATGCAACAAATTCCGATTTATGAGGGAAGTATTTTGAATGAAGAAGCGTGGGAAGAGTTAGATTTTGCTCAGTATGGACAGCTTTGGGCAATGACTCCCAATGCTGAAATAAATGCTCTAGCTTGTCGAATATTGGGAGAAGAGCTTGTAAAAGATAATGTATTTCGTTTTATATCAAACCGTGAACAAGAAACACTTAATAAAGAAGATTATCCTAAGAACATACTTTTTAATGGAAAAGCTGATTTTATTTCCTTTTCTCATTTTATTCGTAAAAACCCAGAAATAAAAGAACAGCAGGTAAATAGTCGTGAGGAAGTATTAAGTATCATAAATGATAAAGAAAATAAAGGAAAAGTAATCCCACTATTTGTCATTAATGATAAGAACTTTGTCGAACCTGCTTTAGCTATTACACCTTTAGAGGTAAGTAAAGAAAACAAATTTGTATATCTCAAAATTGAATAA
- a CDS encoding leucyl aminopeptidase family protein: MQIFFTVREHLSESTPCIYLLGENFDNLPSTFSDTFPVSSLVNYFENEYTPTTIFLDNQVVFAVPYLAPVQENYVHKEKMRNQGHLVAQLIKTHSFNKLQVFADAILSKESLLCFLEGLNLGSYSYEKKGNSEDYFRDTLQVEVVFSSETETIEQEELEKLTTLCDAVWLTRDLVNEPPNFKKPALYGQKIEEFGKEAGFETEIWNKERIETEKMGGLLGVSQASGQDAIFAKLTYSPKDATNDTPIVLVGKGVTFDIGGANLKTSMPALEIMKSDMGGSASVIGLIYALAKNNIPLYVVGLLPITDNSISNKGLVPGDVITMRSGATVEITNTDGEGRLIMADALDYAKELAPELVIDLATLTGSAVRAVGEEGAVFMGNTDEILKRALEKSGRETYERLVEFPLWGEYKDYLKSDVADIKNVSGGFAGAITAGKFLEHFVDFDWIHMDIAAPAYLMKASSYRGKSGTGTGVRLLYHFLIEQFS, from the coding sequence ATGCAAATTTTTTTTACTGTCCGTGAACATCTTTCAGAATCTACTCCTTGTATTTATTTGCTAGGCGAAAATTTTGATAATCTTCCCTCTACTTTTTCTGATACTTTTCCTGTTTCGTCTTTAGTAAATTATTTTGAAAACGAGTACACTCCAACGACTATCTTTTTAGACAATCAAGTTGTTTTTGCTGTTCCATATCTTGCTCCAGTACAAGAAAACTACGTTCACAAAGAAAAAATGCGTAATCAAGGGCATTTAGTAGCACAGCTTATTAAGACACATTCTTTTAATAAGTTACAAGTTTTTGCTGATGCTATTTTGAGTAAAGAAAGTCTTCTCTGCTTTTTAGAAGGGTTGAATTTAGGAAGTTATAGTTATGAGAAAAAAGGAAATTCAGAAGATTATTTTAGAGATACGTTGCAGGTAGAGGTGGTCTTCTCAAGTGAAACCGAAACCATTGAACAAGAAGAATTAGAAAAACTGACCACACTTTGTGATGCTGTTTGGCTAACAAGAGATTTGGTAAATGAGCCTCCAAACTTCAAAAAACCAGCTTTGTATGGTCAGAAAATAGAAGAGTTTGGAAAAGAAGCAGGTTTTGAAACGGAAATTTGGAATAAAGAACGCATAGAAACTGAGAAAATGGGGGGACTTTTAGGTGTTTCTCAAGCAAGTGGGCAAGATGCTATTTTTGCTAAACTTACTTACTCTCCAAAAGATGCTACTAACGATACTCCTATTGTTTTGGTAGGAAAAGGAGTTACTTTTGATATTGGAGGCGCAAATCTCAAAACTTCAATGCCTGCTTTAGAAATAATGAAATCAGATATGGGAGGTTCAGCAAGTGTAATTGGACTTATTTATGCCCTTGCTAAGAACAATATTCCTTTGTACGTTGTCGGACTTTTGCCTATTACAGACAATTCAATTAGTAATAAAGGATTAGTTCCAGGGGATGTGATTACGATGCGAAGTGGTGCAACTGTAGAAATAACAAATACAGACGGAGAGGGAAGACTCATTATGGCTGATGCCTTAGATTATGCAAAAGAATTAGCTCCTGAATTAGTCATCGATTTAGCAACGCTTACAGGAAGTGCTGTACGTGCAGTAGGAGAAGAGGGGGCTGTTTTTATGGGAAATACAGATGAAATATTGAAAAGAGCATTAGAAAAAAGTGGCAGAGAAACTTATGAGCGACTGGTAGAGTTTCCATTATGGGGTGAATATAAAGACTATTTAAAGTCTGATGTTGCAGATATAAAAAATGTAAGTGGAGGTTTTGCAGGTGCTATTACGGCAGGTAAATTCTTAGAGCATTTTGTGGATTTTGATTGGATTCATATGGATATTGCTGCACCAGCTTATCTGATGAAAGCATCTAGTTATAGAGGAAAAAGCGGAACAGGAACAGGTGTACGTCTCTTGTATCATTTCTTAATAGAGCAGTTTTCTTAA